A region from the Aeromicrobium choanae genome encodes:
- a CDS encoding YcnI family copper-binding membrane protein produces the protein MSLARHAARTAALTLTSSALVVSAAAVASAHVSVTPSSTAAGAYSVLTFSVGHGCGTSPTTRLTVQLPEEIIAVTPTVNPNWTVEKKIEKLESAVDNGHGGEYTERVAEVVYTAKTPLEDGLRDTVALQMPLPEEEGTKLVFPVIQTCEEGETAWTQTYDEGQDEPESPAPFIETTASEGDGHGATDEEAADHEEAGTGSNTLGWVGVVLGALGLAAGGLALGRTRSRG, from the coding sequence ATGTCCCTTGCACGTCATGCTGCCCGGACGGCAGCACTCACCCTCACCTCGTCGGCCCTCGTCGTCTCCGCCGCCGCAGTGGCCTCGGCCCACGTCAGCGTGACCCCGTCCTCGACGGCGGCAGGCGCTTACAGCGTGCTGACCTTCTCGGTCGGCCACGGCTGTGGCACCTCGCCCACGACGCGACTGACCGTCCAGCTGCCCGAGGAGATCATCGCCGTCACGCCCACGGTCAACCCGAACTGGACGGTCGAGAAGAAGATCGAGAAGCTCGAGTCCGCGGTCGACAACGGCCACGGCGGCGAGTACACCGAGCGCGTGGCCGAGGTCGTCTACACGGCGAAGACCCCGCTGGAGGACGGCCTGCGCGACACCGTCGCGCTGCAGATGCCGTTGCCGGAGGAGGAGGGCACCAAGCTCGTCTTCCCCGTGATCCAGACCTGCGAGGAGGGCGAGACCGCCTGGACCCAGACGTACGACGAGGGCCAGGACGAGCCCGAGTCCCCGGCGCCCTTCATCGAGACCACGGCCTCCGAGGGTGACGGTCACGGCGCCACGGACGAGGAAGCCGCGGATCACGAGGAGGCCGGCACCGGCTCCAATACGCTCGGCTGGGTGGGCGTCGTGCTCGGCGCCCTCGGCCTGGCAGCGGGCGGGCTCGCGCTCGGCCGCACCCGGAGCCGCGGGTGA
- a CDS encoding copper amine oxidase yields the protein MKTLTRIVAAGATAFLTAGLVSALPSSAAAAEDSPLACADSAITKKLENGSAWRMCARIHPIKGLILEQIEFKPATGEYEYAGYKRVLDQLNIAQLNVPYDTGHVQYNDITSYGFGKQYLMTQGPEVCSGEAMDVDQSFTYSGRLVERTVPGICVQEDPMGLVTHAQETQIGGGTLYADQGTALAVSSISKISWYEYQQRVTFDDHGQIDVGLGATGDIAPGWASDSGNAFFGNNPKTGWPLSGKSSVTTTTGGETTTKEIQSYAGSHWHNAMFKVDFGIDKGEKQTVEQWDFASPGAGTRAPIVEGTGTVKSSAFTSIENDDHDQLSWWRVLNPNSKNKDGHARSYEIVNNNTSNELIPDWAPSVTFTNYRSCEEYASDNLNAGCPGKSILDYVAGDTHELTDPVAWVNVGFHHTDKDEDQSPMPIHWQKFQLVPRDFFAQKPTITDSRKCINGPFSSVNAVTKPCTPENTVKPKISDKADGAAAVVPAVGKVLTSSTGTWRSAAQRLTYAHTWFRNGEAVSTGQDYTLTEADMNASITVKVSASATGFPTNVAESDAIVWGTPPTTEPTPEPTTEPTTAPTTAPTTRPTTAPTPKPVVKSTPKLSVRLAAKTVKPGRTNKVAVTVTAGGKPVSGKVSITVDGKVRTLTLVKGKANLTFTAPKKAKGYAVKVSYAGSSTVKAASTSVKLTVKK from the coding sequence ATGAAGACACTGACGCGGATCGTCGCCGCCGGCGCGACCGCATTCCTCACAGCAGGGCTCGTGTCCGCCCTGCCCTCGTCGGCAGCCGCCGCCGAGGACTCGCCCCTGGCCTGCGCGGACAGCGCGATCACGAAGAAGCTCGAGAACGGCTCCGCGTGGCGGATGTGCGCGCGCATCCACCCGATCAAGGGCCTCATCCTCGAGCAGATCGAGTTCAAGCCCGCGACCGGCGAGTACGAGTACGCCGGGTACAAGCGGGTCCTGGACCAGCTCAACATCGCCCAGCTGAACGTGCCGTACGACACCGGCCACGTCCAGTACAACGACATCACCTCCTATGGGTTCGGCAAGCAGTACCTGATGACCCAGGGCCCCGAGGTGTGCAGCGGCGAGGCGATGGACGTGGACCAGTCGTTCACGTACAGCGGCCGGCTGGTCGAGCGGACCGTCCCGGGCATCTGCGTGCAGGAGGACCCGATGGGCCTCGTCACGCACGCCCAGGAGACCCAGATCGGCGGCGGCACGCTGTACGCCGACCAGGGCACGGCCCTCGCGGTCTCGTCCATCTCGAAGATCAGCTGGTACGAGTACCAGCAGCGGGTGACCTTCGACGACCACGGCCAGATCGACGTCGGCCTCGGCGCCACGGGCGACATCGCCCCGGGCTGGGCCTCCGACAGCGGGAACGCGTTCTTCGGCAACAACCCGAAGACCGGCTGGCCGCTCTCGGGCAAGTCGTCGGTGACCACGACGACCGGCGGCGAGACCACGACGAAGGAGATCCAGTCGTACGCCGGCTCGCACTGGCACAACGCGATGTTCAAGGTCGACTTCGGCATCGACAAGGGCGAGAAGCAGACCGTCGAGCAGTGGGACTTCGCCAGCCCCGGTGCCGGTACGCGGGCGCCGATCGTCGAGGGCACGGGAACGGTCAAGAGCTCGGCCTTCACGTCGATCGAGAACGACGACCACGACCAGCTCAGCTGGTGGCGGGTGCTCAATCCCAACAGCAAGAACAAGGACGGCCACGCCCGCTCCTACGAGATCGTGAACAACAACACGTCGAACGAGCTCATCCCTGACTGGGCGCCTTCGGTGACGTTCACGAACTACCGCTCGTGCGAGGAGTACGCGTCGGACAACCTCAACGCGGGCTGCCCTGGCAAGAGCATCCTCGACTACGTGGCCGGCGACACCCACGAGCTGACCGATCCGGTCGCGTGGGTCAACGTCGGGTTCCACCACACGGACAAGGACGAGGACCAGTCGCCGATGCCGATCCACTGGCAGAAGTTCCAGCTGGTGCCGCGTGACTTCTTCGCGCAGAAGCCGACCATCACCGATTCCCGCAAGTGCATCAACGGCCCGTTCTCCTCGGTCAACGCGGTGACGAAGCCGTGCACCCCGGAGAACACGGTCAAGCCGAAGATCAGCGACAAGGCCGACGGCGCCGCCGCGGTCGTGCCGGCGGTCGGCAAGGTCCTGACGTCCAGCACGGGCACGTGGCGCAGCGCCGCGCAGCGGCTGACGTACGCGCACACCTGGTTCCGCAACGGCGAGGCCGTGTCGACCGGTCAGGACTACACCCTGACCGAGGCCGACATGAACGCGTCGATCACGGTCAAGGTGAGCGCGTCCGCCACCGGCTTCCCGACGAACGTCGCGGAGTCCGACGCGATCGTCTGGGGCACCCCGCCCACGACGGAGCCGACGCCCGAGCCGACGACGGAGCCGACCACGGCCCCGACGACGGCACCGACGACGAGGCCCACCACGGCCCCGACGCCGAAGCCCGTCGTGAAGTCGACGCCGAAGCTGTCGGTGCGTCTCGCGGCGAAGACGGTCAAGCCCGGCCGGACGAACAAGGTCGCCGTCACGGTGACCGCCGGTGGCAAGCCCGTCAGCGGCAAGGTGTCGATCACGGTGGACGGCAAGGTGAGGACCCTGACCCTGGTGAAGGGCAAGGCCAACCTGACGTTCACGGCACCGAAGAAGGCCAAGGGCTACGCGGTGAAGGTGTCCTACGCGGGCAGCTCCACCGTGAAGGCGGCCAGCACCTCGGTGAAGCTCACGGTCAAGAAGTGA
- a CDS encoding DUF305 domain-containing protein, with the protein MRIQVLLRTAALTLAAATLAACGTEPQQIALGGTKAADTAERRETVERPWGTVKAFPRLQKAEPPSAADVVFTREMIMHHRQAIELAENVRGHTDLDDRVGSSARFIIQDQKNEITTMKAWLRAWQDTGSASDDHDHDANAMPGMLPQARVDEITELDPPEAQVAFLRAMIEHHEGAVTMSQDYLPEQSNAFVRSTATHVISEQTTEIKYMRNLLDQWCEKDGPATCTRP; encoded by the coding sequence ATGCGCATCCAGGTCCTCCTGCGAACCGCCGCCCTCACCCTGGCGGCCGCGACCCTCGCCGCCTGCGGCACCGAGCCCCAGCAGATCGCGCTCGGCGGCACGAAGGCCGCCGACACCGCTGAGCGGCGCGAGACCGTCGAGCGCCCCTGGGGCACCGTCAAGGCGTTCCCGCGCCTGCAGAAGGCCGAGCCGCCGAGCGCGGCCGACGTGGTCTTCACGCGGGAGATGATCATGCACCACCGCCAGGCGATCGAGCTGGCCGAGAACGTGCGCGGGCACACGGACCTCGACGACCGGGTCGGCTCGTCGGCGCGATTCATCATCCAGGACCAGAAGAACGAGATCACGACCATGAAGGCGTGGCTGCGCGCCTGGCAGGACACCGGCTCCGCGTCGGACGACCACGACCACGACGCGAACGCCATGCCGGGCATGCTTCCGCAGGCGCGGGTCGACGAGATCACCGAGCTCGATCCCCCCGAGGCCCAGGTCGCGTTCCTGCGAGCGATGATCGAGCACCACGAGGGCGCCGTCACGATGTCGCAGGACTACCTGCCCGAGCAGTCGAACGCGTTCGTCCGCAGCACCGCGACCCACGTCATCAGCGAGCAGACCACCGAGATCAAGTACATGCGGAACCTGCTCGACCAGTGGTGCGAGAAGGACGGACCGGCCACGTGCACCCGGCCGTGA
- the lepB gene encoding signal peptidase I — protein MSLRRPRHLGWWAGAAFAGLVTLSLATGLVGHATVTSPSMAPAHDAGSTLVTTTLGTSRLDHGDVVVFDLPRSWSDAERQRLGTAPADASATDAMVKRVIGLPGDRVTCCAPGGALLRNGRVLDEPYLAEPSTEVANGTYDVTVPPGHVWVLGDNRRRSFDSRAMRARPGESGFLPLSTVRARVLLGWP, from the coding sequence GTGAGCCTGCGCCGTCCCCGCCATCTCGGATGGTGGGCCGGAGCGGCGTTCGCGGGGCTCGTCACCCTGTCCCTCGCGACGGGGCTCGTCGGCCACGCCACGGTCACGTCCCCGTCGATGGCACCGGCGCACGATGCCGGGAGCACCTTGGTCACGACCACCCTCGGCACGAGCCGGCTCGACCACGGCGACGTCGTGGTGTTCGACCTGCCACGGAGCTGGAGCGACGCCGAGCGCCAGCGTCTCGGGACCGCCCCGGCCGACGCATCCGCGACCGACGCGATGGTGAAGCGTGTGATCGGCCTCCCGGGCGACCGCGTCACGTGCTGCGCTCCCGGCGGCGCCCTCCTGCGCAACGGCCGGGTGCTCGACGAGCCCTACCTGGCCGAGCCGTCGACCGAGGTCGCGAACGGCACCTACGACGTGACGGTGCCGCCCGGCCACGTGTGGGTCCTGGGCGACAACCGGCGCCGGTCCTTCGACTCGCGCGCGATGCGGGCCCGCCCCGGCGAGTCGGGCTTCCTTCCGCTCTCGACCGTCAGGGCGCGGGTCCTGCTCGGCTGGCCGTGA
- a CDS encoding helix-turn-helix domain-containing protein translates to MSSDTPSKAPPTPFRGREPGAVDNAFAILEQVARSGAGVSAREIAESLGMPRATAYRILKHLVQQEYLVRSPDLSGFALGQRVRNLAGAVAPLDPTGGP, encoded by the coding sequence ATGAGCAGCGACACGCCCTCGAAGGCGCCACCCACGCCCTTCCGCGGCCGCGAGCCCGGTGCCGTGGACAACGCCTTCGCGATCCTCGAGCAGGTGGCCCGGTCGGGGGCCGGGGTGTCGGCGCGCGAGATCGCCGAGAGCCTCGGCATGCCGCGCGCCACCGCCTACCGGATCCTCAAGCACCTCGTGCAGCAGGAGTACCTCGTGCGCAGTCCCGACCTCTCCGGCTTCGCGCTCGGACAGCGGGTGCGCAACCTCGCCGGGGCGGTGGCTCCGCTCGACCCGACGGGCGGGCCCTAG
- a CDS encoding APC family permease — MRRPSDSRALARAIADPPSVPDVRAQSDLVGLDRRSVRPEDLLANSVAVIAPAASALSVPFVLMRVVGPGAWLSAVLGFGLALLLAAVFSQFATRIAAAGSMYTWVTRSLGPFAGLLVGTSMLLGYGILVAFGISQAIRRSSEAVTSGSTGGVSVDAWSQWWIGVAAIAVCLLVSVRGVRVATRLALVVETALVVGLLVLVALTIMREGLPSASVLSLDGADPWRIVLGATVVMGITVGFESAAALAGEAERPFWSIPRAMTGAVLVAAVLYALGFLAASAPLVAGDHRRGPAQRWFPDSIDVHVADAILSSLLALSFLALALCAWNALARVIFSLAREGALPASLGRTHTRWGSPVAALAVITPFAIAPATVTLLLGREVGELSMTLLRSAVLVLIVAYALVALALPVFLFRIDEITPGPVVVAALAVVLTITLAALDTVEDVRQGDRGGLVLTAATLVGGVLWFAWLRSHRRRALRRMGIHDETITTDLLGA; from the coding sequence ATGAGGCGCCCCTCCGACTCCCGCGCGCTCGCGCGCGCGATCGCCGACCCGCCGTCGGTGCCGGACGTGCGCGCCCAGTCGGACCTCGTGGGGCTCGACCGGCGCTCCGTGCGCCCCGAGGACCTGCTGGCGAACTCCGTGGCCGTGATCGCTCCGGCCGCGAGTGCCCTCAGCGTCCCGTTCGTCCTGATGCGGGTCGTGGGTCCCGGCGCCTGGCTGAGCGCGGTCCTGGGGTTCGGGCTGGCCCTGCTGCTGGCGGCGGTGTTCTCCCAGTTCGCGACGCGGATCGCCGCGGCCGGCTCGATGTACACGTGGGTTACGCGCTCCCTGGGACCGTTCGCCGGGCTGCTCGTGGGCACCTCGATGCTGCTCGGCTACGGGATCCTCGTGGCGTTCGGGATCTCGCAGGCGATCCGCCGGTCGAGCGAGGCCGTCACGTCGGGCTCGACGGGTGGCGTGTCGGTGGACGCGTGGTCGCAGTGGTGGATCGGCGTCGCGGCGATCGCGGTGTGCCTGCTCGTGTCGGTGCGAGGCGTGCGCGTGGCGACCCGTCTCGCGCTCGTGGTCGAGACCGCCCTCGTGGTGGGACTGCTCGTGCTCGTCGCGCTCACGATCATGCGCGAGGGCCTGCCGTCGGCGTCCGTGCTCTCCCTCGACGGGGCCGACCCCTGGCGGATCGTGCTCGGAGCGACGGTGGTGATGGGGATCACGGTGGGGTTCGAGTCCGCGGCCGCCCTCGCGGGCGAGGCCGAACGACCGTTCTGGAGCATCCCCCGGGCGATGACGGGCGCCGTCCTCGTCGCGGCCGTCCTCTACGCGCTGGGATTCCTGGCGGCGAGCGCGCCGCTCGTGGCCGGCGACCACCGACGCGGCCCCGCCCAGCGCTGGTTCCCCGACTCGATCGACGTCCACGTGGCCGACGCGATCCTCAGCAGCCTGCTGGCGCTCTCGTTCCTCGCGCTCGCCCTGTGCGCCTGGAACGCCCTCGCCCGGGTGATCTTCTCCCTGGCGCGGGAGGGTGCGCTGCCGGCGTCACTCGGGCGCACGCACACCCGCTGGGGCTCGCCCGTCGCGGCGCTGGCCGTGATCACGCCGTTCGCGATCGCCCCGGCCACCGTGACCCTGCTGCTCGGCCGCGAGGTCGGTGAGCTCTCCATGACGCTGCTCAGGTCCGCGGTGCTGGTCCTGATCGTCGCGTACGCCCTCGTCGCGCTCGCCCTCCCGGTCTTCCTGTTCCGCATCGACGAGATCACTCCCGGTCCCGTCGTGGTCGCGGCGCTGGCGGTCGTCCTGACGATCACGCTCGCGGCGCTCGACACGGTCGAGGACGTCCGGCAGGGGGATCGGGGCGGACTGGTGCTCACGGCCGCGACCCTGGTCGGCGGTGTCCTGTGGTTCGCGTGGCTGCGCTCGCACCGCCGTCGTGCGTTGCGGCGGATGGGCATCCACGACGAGACGATCACGACGGACCTGCTGGGCGCATGA
- a CDS encoding DNA polymerase IV codes for MRPTASILHLDLDAFFASVEQRDKPSLRGKPVIVGGIGQRGVVSTASYEARRYGVRSAMSMAEARSRCPHAAFLSGRFDAYRAASAIVMERLRRLSPAVEPLSLDEAFVDLAAGEAFDPGAVPELVAELRADVTRLTEGLTASVGVAPSKLMAKIASEIEKPDGSFIVAPGTEKDLLEPMPITVIAGVGPATAARLHHVGITRVGDVWRHTESELVDLLGSAAGASLHRLSRGIDDRAVSSHRENKSVSSEDTFETDIVDRTELGLICDAMARRTAERLRRAGLSGRTVTLKVRYHDFSTHTRSTSLPAPTDQTRTIVAMARRLLDATDVGGGLRLLGVGISGLADWVQDDLFAQEADPDPDGVLEEAVDETPEPQRPREWSPGMDVHHAEHGDGWVWGRGMGLVTVRFETRHTPIGPVRTLRADDPDLAPGHQEPVSHPAGTVGE; via the coding sequence ATGCGTCCGACGGCCTCGATCCTGCACCTGGACCTGGACGCGTTCTTCGCCTCGGTCGAGCAGCGGGACAAGCCGTCGCTGCGCGGCAAGCCGGTGATCGTCGGCGGGATCGGCCAGCGGGGCGTCGTCTCGACCGCGTCGTACGAGGCCCGGCGCTACGGCGTCCGCTCCGCGATGAGCATGGCCGAGGCCCGGTCGCGGTGCCCGCACGCGGCGTTCCTCTCCGGCCGGTTCGACGCGTACCGGGCGGCCTCGGCGATCGTCATGGAGCGCCTGCGCCGCCTCTCCCCCGCCGTGGAGCCGCTCTCGCTGGACGAGGCGTTCGTGGACCTGGCGGCGGGTGAGGCGTTCGATCCCGGCGCCGTGCCCGAGCTCGTCGCCGAGCTGCGCGCCGACGTCACGCGCCTCACCGAGGGTCTCACCGCCTCGGTGGGGGTCGCACCGTCGAAGCTCATGGCGAAGATCGCCAGCGAGATCGAGAAGCCGGACGGCTCGTTCATCGTCGCGCCGGGCACCGAGAAGGACCTCCTGGAGCCCATGCCGATCACCGTCATCGCCGGGGTCGGCCCCGCCACGGCGGCACGGCTGCACCACGTGGGGATCACGCGGGTCGGCGACGTGTGGCGGCACACCGAGTCCGAGCTCGTCGACCTGCTCGGCTCCGCGGCCGGCGCGTCGCTGCACCGGCTGTCCCGCGGGATCGACGACCGGGCGGTCAGCTCACACCGCGAGAACAAGTCCGTCAGCTCGGAGGACACGTTCGAGACCGACATCGTCGACCGGACCGAGCTGGGCCTGATCTGCGACGCGATGGCCCGCCGCACCGCCGAGCGACTGCGCCGCGCCGGACTCTCGGGACGCACGGTCACCCTCAAGGTGCGCTACCACGACTTCAGCACCCACACGCGGTCCACCAGCCTCCCCGCGCCCACCGACCAGACCCGGACGATCGTGGCCATGGCACGCCGGCTGCTGGACGCCACCGACGTCGGCGGCGGCCTGCGCCTGCTCGGCGTGGGCATCAGCGGACTCGCCGACTGGGTGCAGGACGACCTCTTCGCGCAGGAGGCCGATCCGGACCCGGACGGCGTCCTCGAGGAGGCGGTGGACGAGACGCCCGAGCCGCAGCGACCGCGCGAGTGGTCCCCCGGGATGGACGTGCACCACGCCGAGCACGGCGACGGCTGGGTGTGGGGCCGCGGGATGGGGCTCGTCACCGTGCGGTTCGAGACCCGCCACACGCCGATCGGGCCCGTACGGACCCTGCGCGCGGACGACCCCGACCTCGCGCCCGGCCATCAGGAGCCCGTGTCGCACCCGGCCGGTACGGTCGGGGAATGA
- a CDS encoding S9 family peptidase translates to MTDPRPAVPRAPRRPSERSHHGDTVVDAYEWLRDKDDPETIAYLEAENAWAEDTTAHLADLREQVFTEIKDRTLETDMSVPVRHDRWWYYSRTVEGRQYAIRCRVPIAGPQDWDPPVVEPGATLPGEQVLLDSNDEAEGHEFFSLGAFSVSDDGDLLAWSVDTQGDERYAIRVRRLSTGEVLQDHIEGAAPGATWSADGRHLFYVTVDDAWRPHRVWRHELGSTDDDVLVFEEPDERYFVGLGRTSSERFLVIAVGSKVTTEVRLLDAHDPTGEFDVVWPRREGVDYSVEHLVVGGRDQLAILHNDGAINFELVLAPLEDPTATSVLVPHSDAVRLEAADAFARHLVLSYRRDATTRLALMSISDDGIGQPQELDFEAELFTCGLAGNAEWDPRYLRIGYTSYVEPATIWDLDPTTGERILRRRAPVLGDFDHEDYEQHRAWVRADDGALVPLSIVCRKGTPRDGSAPGVIYGYGSYEISLDPDFSISRLSLLDRGFVYAVAHVRGGGELGRAWYDQGKQLAKMNTFTDFVACARHLADEGWTSADRLVAEGGSAGGLLMGAVANLAPDAFAGIFADVPFVDPLTTILDPSLPLTVIEWDEWGDPLHDPEVYAYMKGYAPYENVADVAYPSILAGTSLNDTRVLYVEPAKWVARLREVTGAERSVLLRTEMAAGHGGVSGRYAAWRQRAWELAWIIDTATRVTSAIPRKS, encoded by the coding sequence ATGACCGACCCGCGGCCTGCCGTCCCCCGAGCCCCCCGCCGCCCCAGCGAGCGATCGCACCACGGCGACACCGTCGTCGACGCCTACGAGTGGCTGCGCGACAAGGACGATCCCGAGACGATCGCCTACCTCGAGGCGGAGAACGCCTGGGCCGAGGACACCACGGCGCACCTGGCCGACCTGCGCGAGCAGGTCTTCACCGAGATCAAGGACCGCACCCTCGAGACCGACATGTCGGTGCCCGTCCGGCACGACCGCTGGTGGTACTACTCCCGCACCGTCGAGGGCCGCCAGTACGCGATCCGCTGCCGCGTCCCGATCGCCGGCCCGCAGGACTGGGACCCGCCCGTGGTCGAGCCCGGCGCCACCCTGCCGGGCGAGCAGGTCCTGCTCGACTCCAACGACGAGGCCGAGGGCCACGAGTTCTTCTCCCTCGGCGCCTTCAGCGTCTCCGACGACGGCGACCTGCTGGCGTGGTCGGTCGACACCCAGGGCGACGAGCGGTACGCGATCCGGGTCCGGCGCCTCTCCACGGGCGAGGTCCTCCAGGACCACATCGAGGGCGCCGCACCCGGCGCCACCTGGTCGGCCGACGGTCGCCACCTCTTCTACGTCACGGTCGACGACGCGTGGCGGCCGCACCGGGTGTGGCGTCACGAGCTCGGCTCCACCGACGACGACGTGCTCGTCTTCGAGGAGCCCGACGAGCGGTACTTCGTCGGGCTCGGCCGCACCAGCTCCGAGCGCTTCCTCGTGATCGCGGTGGGCTCGAAGGTCACCACCGAGGTCCGCCTCCTCGACGCCCACGACCCCACGGGCGAGTTCGACGTCGTGTGGCCGCGACGCGAGGGTGTGGACTACTCCGTCGAGCACCTCGTGGTGGGCGGCCGCGACCAGCTGGCGATCCTGCACAACGACGGCGCGATCAACTTCGAGCTCGTGCTGGCACCCCTCGAGGACCCCACCGCCACCTCCGTGCTCGTACCGCACTCGGACGCCGTCCGGCTCGAGGCCGCCGACGCGTTCGCGCGCCACCTCGTGCTGTCATACCGCCGCGACGCCACCACGCGGCTCGCCCTCATGTCGATCAGTGACGACGGGATCGGCCAGCCGCAGGAGCTCGACTTCGAAGCCGAGCTCTTCACGTGCGGCCTGGCCGGCAACGCCGAGTGGGACCCGCGCTACCTGCGCATCGGCTACACCTCCTACGTCGAGCCCGCGACCATCTGGGACCTCGACCCCACCACCGGCGAGCGGATCCTGCGCCGCCGGGCGCCCGTGCTGGGCGACTTCGATCACGAGGACTACGAGCAGCACCGCGCGTGGGTCCGGGCCGACGACGGCGCCCTGGTGCCGCTGTCGATCGTCTGCCGCAAGGGCACGCCGCGCGACGGCTCCGCGCCCGGGGTGATCTACGGCTACGGCTCGTACGAGATCAGCCTCGACCCCGACTTCTCGATCTCGCGGCTGAGCCTGCTCGACCGCGGGTTCGTGTACGCCGTGGCCCACGTCCGCGGCGGCGGCGAGCTCGGCCGCGCCTGGTACGACCAGGGCAAGCAGCTGGCCAAGATGAACACCTTCACCGACTTCGTCGCGTGCGCCCGCCACCTGGCCGACGAGGGCTGGACCTCGGCCGACCGGCTCGTGGCCGAGGGCGGCAGCGCGGGCGGCCTGCTGATGGGCGCGGTGGCGAACCTCGCCCCCGACGCCTTCGCCGGCATCTTCGCCGACGTGCCGTTCGTCGACCCGCTCACCACGATCCTCGACCCCTCGCTGCCCCTGACGGTGATCGAGTGGGACGAGTGGGGTGACCCCCTCCACGACCCCGAGGTCTACGCGTACATGAAGGGCTACGCGCCCTACGAGAACGTCGCCGACGTCGCGTACCCGTCGATCCTCGCGGGCACCTCGCTCAACGACACGCGCGTGCTCTACGTCGAGCCTGCCAAGTGGGTCGCCCGCCTGCGCGAGGTCACCGGAGCTGAGCGGTCGGTCCTGCTGCGCACCGAGATGGCCGCGGGCCACGGCGGGGTCAGCGGACGCTACGCCGCGTGGCGTCAGCGGGCCTGGGAGCTGGCCTGGATCATCGACACTGCGACGCGGGTCACATCGGCCATTCCAAGAAAGTCCTGA
- a CDS encoding sigma-70 family RNA polymerase sigma factor translates to MYLSEIARTPLLDAEREVELSRTIEAGLFARHLLETGRVGRAKGGAPKRATREELEWIAEEGDRAVQEFVQANLRLVVSIARKYGRAQMPMLDLIQEGNTGLIRAVEKFDYAKGFKFSTYATWWVRQAITRGVAQQARVVRLPVHVVEELNQVSGARRNLERQLGHDPEPAEIAAELGMDVERVIDLLAWGRDHVSLDSPVDEDGDTSLGDLIARDSTPGPDLAMLDHDARDQLLALVDRLDAREADIVKARYGLLDGRQQKLADIGKRHGISAERVRQVERQAIARLREIADPELAA, encoded by the coding sequence ATGTACCTGTCCGAGATCGCGCGCACCCCGCTGCTCGATGCCGAGCGCGAAGTCGAGCTGAGCCGCACGATCGAGGCCGGGCTGTTCGCCCGCCACTTGCTCGAGACCGGCCGGGTCGGACGCGCCAAGGGCGGCGCACCCAAGCGCGCCACCCGCGAGGAGCTGGAGTGGATCGCCGAGGAGGGCGACCGCGCCGTGCAGGAGTTCGTCCAGGCGAACCTGCGCCTCGTCGTGTCGATCGCGCGCAAGTACGGGCGCGCCCAGATGCCGATGCTCGACCTCATCCAGGAGGGCAACACCGGCCTCATCCGCGCGGTCGAGAAGTTCGACTACGCCAAGGGCTTCAAGTTCTCGACCTACGCCACGTGGTGGGTCCGCCAGGCGATCACGCGCGGCGTGGCCCAGCAGGCTCGCGTCGTGCGCCTTCCCGTGCACGTCGTCGAGGAGCTCAACCAGGTCTCCGGCGCGCGTCGCAACCTCGAGCGTCAGCTGGGGCACGATCCCGAGCCCGCCGAGATCGCGGCCGAGCTCGGCATGGACGTCGAGCGCGTCATCGACCTGCTCGCCTGGGGCCGTGACCACGTCAGCCTCGACTCCCCCGTGGACGAGGACGGCGACACGAGCCTGGGCGACCTGATCGCCCGTGACAGCACGCCCGGTCCCGACCTGGCGATGCTCGACCACGACGCCCGTGATCAGCTGCTCGCGCTCGTCGATCGCCTCGACGCCCGCGAGGCCGACATCGTCAAGGCCCGCTACGGCCTGCTCGACGGTCGTCAGCAGAAGCTCGCCGACATCGGCAAGCGCCACGGCATCTCCGCCGAGCGCGTGCGTCAGGTGGAGCGCCAGGCGATCGCGCGACTGCGAGAGATCGCCGATCCCGAACTGGCCGCCTAG
- the coaE gene encoding dephospho-CoA kinase → MARRVGLTGGIASGKSSVSGRLAELGAVVIDYDRLAREVVEPGSPALDLIAQRFGADVIAADGTLDRPRLGSLVFADPAALKDLEAITHPAIRDLAALRERQAGEDAIVVHDNPLLVEMGAAAACDVVIVVDAPEDVQIARMVADRGMTEDDARARIAAQASREVRRAAADVVIDNTGTREQLSARTDEVWKDLVEPGARWA, encoded by the coding sequence ATGGCACGACGCGTCGGGCTGACGGGCGGCATCGCCTCGGGCAAGAGCTCCGTCAGTGGTCGCCTGGCCGAGCTCGGAGCCGTCGTCATCGACTACGACCGGCTGGCTCGTGAGGTCGTCGAGCCCGGCAGTCCCGCGCTCGACCTGATCGCGCAGCGGTTCGGCGCCGACGTGATCGCCGCCGACGGCACGCTCGACCGGCCGCGACTGGGCTCGCTCGTGTTCGCGGATCCGGCGGCGCTGAAGGACCTCGAGGCGATCACGCACCCCGCGATCCGCGACCTGGCCGCGCTGCGCGAGCGGCAGGCCGGCGAGGACGCGATCGTCGTGCACGACAACCCGCTGCTCGTCGAGATGGGTGCGGCCGCGGCCTGCGACGTGGTGATCGTGGTCGACGCTCCCGAGGACGTGCAGATCGCCCGCATGGTCGCCGACCGGGGCATGACCGAGGACGACGCCCGGGCCAGGATCGCGGCGCAGGCGTCGCGTGAGGTGCGCCGGGCCGCGGCCGACGTCGTCATCGACAACACCGGCACCCGGGAACAGCTGAGCGCCCGGACCGACGAGGTCTGGAAGGACCTGGTCGAGCCGGGCGCTCGCTGGGCCTGA